From Excalfactoria chinensis isolate bCotChi1 chromosome 14, bCotChi1.hap2, whole genome shotgun sequence:
AGTGAATTATTGGGCAGAAGCGGGTGTTTGGGAGAGCTTCAGGTTTCCCTGTCTGTAGCATTTCAGTCCATGGAGCACCCAGCTGGTGTCAGAGCTTGATCTCTGATCAAGAGGCAAAGCCCAGCACCAAGGCGTGCAATTaaaaagctgcagtgaggtGAGATACAAGATGGAGAGGGGAGAGATTCAGAGATACTGAGATGTTTGCACAAATCACCTTGCCCTGATTTTCTTCTTGGCTGCCCTTGGCTGAATGAATGCACTGCACATCCCATCCTGTGGGCGCTGCCAGCACCAAACTGTGTGTAGTGGAagctctgggagcagcagggctgggaactGGGCTGTGTCCTGCAGGATGAGCCCCGTGTCCTGGCTCATGGCTGGGTCAGTGCTCATGGTGCTGGCATTGCTTTGGTGCTGATCTGCTCGCAGCCAGGGATGCCACGAAGGCGGCTAAAGGCCAAGTGCTGTCTCTGGAAGCCAGCTGCAAATTAGTGCACGGCGTGTGAttaatgtgctttttaaatgcattcatGTCCTGTCACACTGGCTGTGGCTCTTGTGTCACACCCGGTGCTCTCAGAACGTTTATTAGCCTTATAGATCCCCTGAttattgctttctcttttataaTTAAGCCATGAAACTCAGCATGGTGCAGCTTATGCGGCATTAATTCATGCCTGGCATACTCTGCCTGTGCCCTAGGATAAGGCTAAATGctggcagctgggctgctcaCTGCACAGTTGCTATTCTGAAATTCTTTAATATGATTACAGAAATAACAGTCTGTGTGCATATGGGTGACTCGGGGCTCAGCATTGCTACACGCAGCAGTGAGACAGGGTGCGAGTTCCTTGGAGCTCCCCACATCAGAGCTGTCAgatctgctttgctgtttgctgctctcccttctcagGATATGGGTgagttctgtttctcttccttatgtcctaggctgctgctgctccaatGGCAATCCCTGTGGGGTGAACCTAAacctccctgcagagctgtctgAGTGGGCAGTGATGGGCTTCAACTGCTCTGCCCACCCTGGTTCTTGGCTCTGTGTGTACAGGGAGTCCTACCCAACTCCAGGTGTGATTACAACAGGCAGCAGGTGGCTGTATCTGCTATGGAAGAGCACAAGTGTCCCTTGTGTGTTTGGAAGCAGCAGGAGACAGCCTGGAAGTGGTAGGAGTTTGGGCACAGAGTTCCTCCGATAGCAGCTGGATGGCTGCTGTGATCAGCGCTGCATCCGGAGCTGATGGAGACACACAGCGACAGGTATGGCTGCTCCCTCCTGCCTCACCCCAGGAGAAAACCTCATGTTCTATGAAAGGCACATCTGCTGGCTGTGTCACACAGTGCTCCCTCACACGTAGTCCCCATTTCAGAGTCTCCCCAAGTCTGCATTGAACTCCCTATACTTGCTGTACCGTCCCACTCCATAGTATGTGCTATTTATACTCACCGCTGCTCAAGTTATCAATTATTATTAATCAAGCCGTTTACGCAGAGATCCAAATGCTGATACGTCTGATTTTAAAGCTTCTGCTCCAAGAAGCAGTGCCAAAGCCCACGAGCAGGATGCAGCGCCGTAGTGCAGCAACTCTTTGCGCTCAGACGTTTCCATGGAGATGGATCTTTGATCTCATCTCAATAAATGAAGGGTGGGGGAAGATGCTCCCAAACTCGGGAGGAAGGCAGTGCTGATCCCCCAGGGCAGAAGTTCCCAATGCAGGAGCTGGAGAGGCTGGAGGGCTCTGTTCTTTCTACAATGCCGTATCTGCAGCACCAGTGGGGTGAAGCCACGCTGCAGCACACGCTGGGGATGTGTCTTTTACTTGGCCAGGCTGCACCTCTGAGCTGATTTAGTGCTGCTGGGGATCAGACCTTTGTCTGCACTGCAGTGTTGTCTTTGTGCTGTGTGATTCATAGTGCTTTGGTGCCAGGTCAAGGCACGCTGTCCTGGCTGTTGAGAAGCAATCTGAGCAATAAGAAGAGCTATGAGAATGTACAGTTAACTGGCTGCATTTCTGGATGAAATAGAGAGCAGATAAACATTTTACTTTGGGGGAGTGCGCAGAAGGGAAGCGTTCAGTATGATAACATGGGGACAGTGACCAAAGGCAACAGCCAATCTGGCTTTATCCATCTGGATGTAAGCCCTGATTGTGCTGGCATGAGCTCTGCACTGTGAGAGCTGGCAACAGGGTCAAGGCAGCTCCTCCCAGCACTGGAAATCTAGAGTCGTGTGgatggagctggaagggaatCCATTAGGAAAGGGCACCATTCAGATCAGCAGTGGCTTGCAGTGACAGTGGGCCACATGCTGACAGGTTCTCCATGCTGCATTGGTGGGCAGAGGTGGTCCCGTGAGTCTGTACTGTGTGTGCACTCAGGCAGCTGAGCGATGTTTGTGATCCTTTCCTCCCTTGGCAGCTGGGTGGTGACGCTTCCTGGTCACTTCCTGCTGTTCACAGGGTGCTGATGGATCAGTCCCTTTGTCTCTGCTACCAGCACAACCTCAGACTGCTTCTGCAGTGTTTGATAGCAAGCAGAGTGAGAGAGAGGTTGTACTGAGCCCGCTTGCACTGCtagtgtttttctcttttcaaagcaTACCTTGCTTGGGGGCACTGAGCTGCCAGTGATGCCCATTGTGATCTCTCCCCTTTGGGGATGAGCAGTTCTCCATCCAGATAAAGCAGTGTTCATGGTCTCCTCACTCCCAGCCCTGTCAGGAGCAGGTGACCCCTTCTTGCACTGCAGGACTTCAGGCTCCTCAGCTTGGCCACCACTTCATGTCAATTTAagtttaaatgctttgtttatGAGGATGTGCGTAGTTTGAAGCTCTGAAAAAGttaccatcttttttttccagtacaacagctctgctcagtgtTCATCATAGCCACGGCTTTGCTTGGGAAGCTGATGGGTGgatttttgttgggttttgttgctgttgatttTTCCAACAACCATCAGTGCCAACACTGTCATTATTTCCTGTTGATCAGAatgggcagctcagcccagAACGCTGTGGTGCTGTCCTGTGCACCAGTTCACTGGAGAGGAAGTGGTGGGAAGAGCAAGCAGCAGTAAAGGTACTTTGGAACCATGCTTGGTGCTGCTGGTTTGGGTGCATCAGCTAAGGATGGTACTGATAAGAGGCTTTTTTCCCTCAATTCTATGGACAAAGTGGgattgctgtgctgctccctgcgCCCGTCCCATGGCTGTTCAAACCTATATGGATGCTGTCACTTAGCAACTGCTGTCAGTTGTTTCTTTAACTGCTCCTTTATCGTTGGCACACAACAGGAGTTCTAAATGCATGACCAGTCCCACAGGGCTCCAGGTGGCTCACACCATGGCTCACAGGTGTGAAAAGCAGCCCTACCACAGCCCTCTTGAAGATCCCAGTGCTACTTTACACTTGACCTGGTCTAACCAAGGAGTGACCCCCAAACGGGACCACCAGAACCACTGTGCTGCACCTCATGCTTCCCCCTTGCATACAGTGTGACCACTGCATGGGGTGGGATGAGTTGGGGAGCAACTCATACTGGGGCTTTGTTCTGGAAGGGGATGCATGACAGGTGTATTCCCAGCCCTGTGATGTGGTTGGACAGCCTTCCTTtaaccagcacagctccctcagtGGGGCAGAGACAATGAATGAAACATCACCAGTGTTGCACCATCTTATTCTGCATAGGCACTCAGCTTGTTTGAAAGAGGGGTGATGCGCACAGTCTGTCTTGCACGTGGAGAAGCAGCTCTGCCACAGGCTGAGGTCTGGCTGTGTGACGTTTAGCAGTGCTTTATTTCTCAGCAGAGGACAAAACCCACAGCGCTGGTGGGAaatggcacagcacaggggTGCAGCTGCTGCTACCTTTTATTGTTAAGTGCTGAGAACTGTGGCAAAGCTGGCTGATGAGCTTCCTCTGTACCGTGTGGTGGCTTTTCAAAGCTTGTGTTGAAACGTAGAGCAAATTTTATGTGATGGACAAAAGAAATTTCTTAAGATGTGCCCGAGTTTGTTTGCACTCACAGATCACATCCAAGGCTTAAGCAGCGGCCTCAGACACTCAGGGCTTGGTTTTGACTTTGCTCATAGCATAACTTAAGCAAAGAGcctttgaattttaaatgtCCAGtgtattaaaacagaaaactaacaACGAttcttctgacagcttttataAAGCTGTTGCTAGCATAGGGCTGAGCCAGACACTTCTCTGCCACGTCAATGTGAGTCTGAGCAGTGAGAGGATAAATCCTTTACTTAGTGCTTTGTTGTTAAAAATGGTTCTTGGAATTTCATACCTATGTACAGATCAGGCAACAGAACTCACGCTGCCCCTGTTCAGATAAGGAGCTGAAAAGAGCTCTGTAATCTTCTTTGTTCACAGTACTTGCTCTCAGAGATGTGGGTTTTTGTCATCTGTGATGCTTTGTGTTGTTATCACTTGTGTAGCTGCAGCCCGCTACCCACAGGCCACATTCAAGTAACTGACAGAGCTGATAGGACACGAACCCTGTGCCTGGACGCTGCTTTTGCTTAAATCGTCTGTAGCATCCGGATGGGGAAATGTGCCTCCTGCAGGGGCTGCACAGCTACAGCACTGCTGATGCAAAGCTGCAGTTCCACAAAAACTCATCCCAGAAAGGCAGCGTGCAGCTTCTTCCTCTGCCCATCCCGACCACCCCGCAGCCCTCCTCTCTCTTTACATCCCCAGAGTCTTTGTATGGCAGGAACGTAGAGTTTATGGAAGGACCGCTGTTTTCATGATGCAAAGTGAGAGCAATTGTGTACTGAAAGCTCAGTTGCAGGTGATGAGTTTGTTCTAAAAGCATGCAGAATAGCTCGTTTTCAGTCCCCATTttgtaatgctttttaatgtttcatGATGAAGGcaggctctgctgccttctgaacGTACTTACAAGGCTatagcagaagaaatgcatttctttatttgcttaaaaaaataaagcaggcaGATCCATCTATCAGAgaacatacttaaaaataagagaaaccATCAGTATTAAACCAAAGATTTTTCTATAACAGCTAACAAAACTATCCCCTTTTTTCTGTACAGAGTTAACACTTCCTACTATCTCCTCTCACAAAAGACTTTGGTAGCAAAATCTCTCTTCACAAGAAACCCATGTAAGTACCATTCCCTCAAAGCAAAAGATGTCTTTAGTAGCAGTCAGCTTCATTGTCCTCTATGCTCCCCATAGTAGCAAGGATGTCCTCTAAGAGGGACTGGGGGCTTTTCTCCACGTAGTCACTACATTTATTTAGGTCACTGTGCAGTTCCACTAAGTCTATTGTTCTCAAAGCTAACATCATGCTCTCTGGATCTTGAAAGTCCACTCTGTTATCATCATCTGTGGGGAAGTTCTGGACCAGAGAACCTTCCCTTAGTGTTCTTTGTAACCAATGAATGCCATGTCCTGCAGGTAAATCTCCAGTCCCACGTGAAGCTCTGGTGCTTCTCCGacagaaatgagattttaagGTAAGCAGTATATCACAGGCTTTCTGACCCACTGGCTTGTCACAGTCACACAAAGACTGAAACAAGAAGCTGAACAGGTTTGCTCGACAAAATATCTGCAGTGGCTCATTCTGATGAATAGAACGAGTGACTGCAGATGTGACGGGGGCATAATGGCATTCGGGAAGGCCAAACTGGCAAAACATGTAGTTACAGAAAATTTGAACCAGTTCTAAACAACCAAGTTTGACTTCCCAGTCTAAGTCATGTGCTGCGGTCTGGACCACTGTAGAGACAAACTGCACTGTCTCTTCCAGTTGACCTGTGCAGCTCTCTTTAAGCCACATGGTGAAGACGCTCATCACAGCTCTCCTAGGAAAGCCCTCTGGGTCTGTGGACAAGATTTCTTGAAGCTTTGCCACAGTTTTCTAAATgtaaaaagacaaagagaagaggagcattaaaaacaaacgaaaaagaacaacaaaaagcagtaaaataacGTGCAGTTCTGCTTGTGTTTGCAGCGGATTACACGAAGTCATACCTCTTTATTATACTGATTCCCTGCAACAGGTGACTCTGGGACTAAGAAGTAAGTAATGAAGGCCAGGTGTCCCATAGCAGTCACAGCACTTGCTCGCACATAGCTCTCTGGATCCTCGAGAAGATTTTCTGTAAGCTTTGGCACCTCTGAAGACAGGAGAGACTGCCTGAACTCATTGTAGTCTGTAAAGGAGACAGCAAGGTAAAGAAGTGAGGCTCTATTCTCTCAGAGCATGAACTTGTTTCCAATGCAAACAGTGATCTGTGTCATAAAAGGAGGCTCGCTGACTGCAGGGCAGCTGCCAGtgaacagagctgctgctcacagcagcacgTTTTCTATCAGGCTCCCCATCTTGCAGCAGCGTGGTGACTTCCAGTCATGCCATGTTTGACACAGAGCTTGGAAAAATGCATCTACAGTTGTTTCtattggggagaaaaaaattgctCCAGGTAAATCGGAATGTGGCTTCAGCCCCATCAAGCAACTTTTGtttaagaaaggagaaaaaaaagaaatgctcagCCCTTACTACTGTCAAGCCAGGTAACACAGTTTAATTTGCTAAAGTGATCCTTAAGGAGGACACAGCAATTCAGTTTCAACAGAATGCTGGTGTAAGTTTATTATCTTTTTGACAGACTTTGACTGTGATCTGAACGTAAAAATCTCAACgtgtcttttctttccttccttctttccccctGCAGTTACAGGTCAGAGGATGCTCCACAGGTCTGACTGACTTTCCTAACATTACAAGAAACAGTCCTCCAATCTGAGCCATTAAATGTCTGCACGTACCTCTCAGGTTTCTAATCAATTTGGTGAGGAACTCCAGAGAAGAATCTCGTACTTCCCAACAGGGACTGCACAAACGCTTCTGCAGCACCAGAAATACATCTGTGAAAGCCAAGCAAGAGGCATGAATCGACACGAAAGGTAAGGAACCCAACCAAATCACTGTACAACCTCTGCACTGTTTTCGCTGATGTGACCCCTTTTGTTGATGCTGTGAGTGAGCTTCTCTCAGTTCCCAAAAGCACCACATGAGCAGATACAACTAAATTCAccacaaatgcaaacaaacaaacaaatcctaAGTGCTTTAGGTGGGAAAAGCAGGTGAGAGCACATTTCAGATGTGCCACCAGCTGCTGTTTGTCCTAACTTCAGTAGCTTTGTTACCTTGCAAAATCTTCTCAGTTAGCTGCTGATTTTTGAAGGACATTCCTGGCAAGCTCATCAACCACCTGGACATCGCTTTAAATGATTTCTTCAGAACCTGAAGAGATACAAAGCAGATGTACTTTACTGCAGGAGAAGGTGCTGCTGTCTTTATGCtagatacatttcttttttggaCTCAAAATTACAGTGGAATTATCAGAAGAAATTAGAGCGCGGTCGAGTTGATTATATTGGTTCTACTGTTAGACGTGGTGGCTCCTGTATTTTCAAGAGCACTTGGTTTACTGGTCAACTCCTTGCTCGTTGGCATTTTAGCTATTTCCTGAAAGTCCCTCAAAAGAAGCTTCTAGATATTCTAATACTAACCACGCTAAGGAACAACTGTTGTCAGATCGTTTCTCAGAACTGTATCCCACTGGGCAAGGTAATAGATTTGGAGCCTTCTTTAGTTCTATACTCACAGTAGGAGAAGTATTTGGACTCTCCAGGTATGCCAGAAGGATGTCAAATAATCTTTCCATAACTGTGTCACAGcctgaaacatttaaaaacaaagcaaaagaaaagctcagGAACCAATATTAAGAGAAAGGGACTAATTCAACTGTTCCAATATGGAATGAAAAGGCTTATCATACTGTTTTATagaagcagcaaagcacagtgctCAAATACAGAATAGTAATTtccaaaattaaaatgtaagtGCAAAGTTTAACTCACATTTCTGGTCAGAAAGTGCTGCAAGGGCATTAAGAGCTGACTTCTGTACACGGAAGCAACCCACCAAGATTTGGCTGATCTTGCTTCCCAGAGGAGAAGCTGGAATCAGGAGGCCATTACAGAACTGTAATATTGTCAAGACAGAATGCAGCAAAGATGCATAGGGTAAATTCACGGGCAAAAAAGCCTAATGGGAGGGAAAAAACCACAACAAGCTTTCATCAAATGTTTCAAGCATACATACAGAGCAAGAGTTTCTGGTAGAGACACAGCAAAAGCTGCAACTTTACTGTCCTTATGGTAACATAATGCTAATAACTACAAACAAGTAATCTTCCTCTCATCCAATGAACTATTGCAAAAATGGAAGGAGATGCTTCTCACTAATTGGGAAAGCAACTCAATTTATGTTTTTCACTGGATCAATACTTGCAGTGGATATAATGGATGGCAACTAAGCCTGTGAAGGTAGATGTAAAACCAAGTATAGTCCCTCTTTACAAGATTTAATATTCCTTTGTTATCCTACTGGGAATATATCCTGCTGGATTTTCTAACTAACAGAACTCGCTCTTaccacagagagcagctcctccagATGAGCAAGTGTCTGACACAGAAGACTAGCACAAGATGACTTGGAGGACAGAAGGCTTTCAACAGCAGAGGGATCACTAACCGACTCATCCAGCAAACCTAGGGGATCAAACGGAGAAGCTCAGGTTGTTAGCAATTACAAAGGACAGTGATCTCCAAACTTGGTTTTTAAGCTACTATTTTGAGGTGATGCAGTACGAAGATCCCTTCAGATGCAACTGTCAGCAGGATGCTGCACTTTACCACAAACTTTGCTCCTGTCCTTggctttttctgtctttctgcagttttgtcTGAACCAGGTACTTAAAAACACTGGCAAACCGACTAGCCTCTAAACTTTTCTATTGCAATAGTACCTGCATATTCCAGAGGCTGGGAGGCTGCTCTCAAAATACAGTCCATTGGTTGAAGGAGAACAGTCAGTGCTTTAATCCTCACAACTTGTGGGCTTCAAGGAAGAAACAGCAATtaccaaaacaagcaaacttCAACTCTTCCCCCACACATCTTTCCCCAAATGCTGAGCAGAATAGTGATTTTTACACAGACTtgtaaaaaaaatccagcaacaGGATAGAAATGAAATTACTGTCACAAGTCAAGTGTTCTTCTGATTCTCCCTGGCtaactgaaagagagaaatggtTCTGGAACTGATAAGCAGCCTCATCCTGCAGTGAAGAGTGAAAGCCTGTGTAAGAAGAGTTTAGATAGACatttactgtaaagaaaaaaaaaagccagtaagACACACATGTTCATCAGTCTGAAAGTATCTGTATGTGCTAGAATCATTTAACATGTGATGATTTCTCCATGCTTTTTCCACCATCTAAAGGGAGAAGATGCTAGTGGATTTCTCTGAGGTGCACATGATGAGGCAACATCTTAAACTGCAACAAGGCAGAGTCCAACTTGGatacacagaaaatacttctcaTAGTGAGACTGGTAAAGAACTACTGGAACTGgttgcctagagaagctgtggaattCCCATCCTTTGGGATATTTGAAACTGGATCGGTAAAGGCCCTGAGCAACCCAATCCATCTCTTAATGGAGCCCTGCAATGTGTAAGAAGTCAAATTAGATCACCTATACTGCTTCCTTCTAAGTTAAGTTTTCCTGCTGTTGACAGAGATGCACGATGTATATATGATGCATACATCTGCTGGAAAGCAGTTAAAGTTGTTACACACTTGTCAGTGTTTATGTGAAAGAGAAAAC
This genomic window contains:
- the BRAT1 gene encoding BRCA1-associated ATM activator 1, translating into MSPQGRCAMSRACALLLPRVCAALADPQQPSFDDTCLEKMLDWFRELREAEPTVKLLRDNPCLTEFFTAVLALPEPEPNVLSFTLRLAGVVAAVEGSFVHLQQRELLARLFGEDGPLKSAAWEDASVRSGWVEGMHSMVQHPSALHFICSGGGIDVIFTLQGDPSLFVASAACRLLVHLLTFSVGSELTAPLNAKDCDWPTCAHMIIKHIEDSLQSSSASHIKQSLKLLTSLFGSCQAPWTKVLWLGIAKQVESFLTEDSVQAQHVLADLLLNMARSPVFHDTEGRFWALVTSALEHLTPVQSSPLAVGILRLHQCPQVVRIKALTVLLQPMDCILRAASQPLEYAGLLDESVSDPSAVESLLSSKSSCASLLCQTLAHLEELLSVAFLPVNLPYASLLHSVLTILQFCNGLLIPASPLGSKISQILVGCFRVQKSALNALAALSDQKCCDTVMERLFDILLAYLESPNTSPTVLKKSFKAMSRWLMSLPGMSFKNQQLTEKILQDVFLVLQKRLCSPCWEVRDSSLEFLTKLIRNLRDYNEFRQSLLSSEVPKLTENLLEDPESYVRASAVTAMGHLAFITYFLVPESPVAGNQYNKEKTVAKLQEILSTDPEGFPRRAVMSVFTMWLKESCTGQLEETVQFVSTVVQTAAHDLDWEVKLGCLELVQIFCNYMFCQFGLPECHYAPVTSAVTRSIHQNEPLQIFCRANLFSFLFQSLCDCDKPVGQKACDILLTLKSHFCRRSTRASRGTGDLPAGHGIHWLQRTLREGSLVQNFPTDDDNRVDFQDPESMMLALRTIDLVELHSDLNKCSDYVEKSPQSLLEDILATMGSIEDNEADCY